A region of Ornithodoros turicata isolate Travis chromosome 5, ASM3712646v1, whole genome shotgun sequence DNA encodes the following proteins:
- the LOC135394859 gene encoding uncharacterized protein LOC135394859, with protein MENSAGKRQAREEVLFIHEPTPAPTYYTAKHKTGKRCSDDFDCVQVLGQVCNIEKQGSTGTCQCPDSTPVRVVEHDQPRCVSARLIFEDCADTAECAFLNPYVECVNQICTCSPPNVMKRKDLCIPDSASSTTSQTANVFAMLLMSIGAIAGFAALVARIIIVREGRHQDSDEGPHGRYRWRHQADDPPMVLLSKGIKRIFNDCKDKIQDMVLRKPVLSPQMQSLIEIRPTRPTRTSHESTVVVDVHVPYEPLDFEDIASLESDLRRATRLLSQETSPTTANTSLRATTSHRAKISEKSVEPLQQTSPVTTPNMATSMDSQRQADDVVVPHIQHAEVNADAPSPKHGDDEKRRYFNLNADLEHIMRIVIDQLSNPQSSPDGLRRIEGDECRVEVDEGKFSDTVRAVYSRTLLKLRKKLHTMAAQEAPSVDQVSFGDSCRTSSAIPRNKTMELLPSLDKGCGEAKAKTYADVSTLCRILTPHSVSKDPRKRIRISDTVSEHRVGRNFPEPPVYGVPRLQTHQSTPATIDAFPVTQTPDRLPKRCYLLRDERQDNPTTESFHSCSDPNRFMRQQKFIPTTTLPISDSAKLVLEPISSDVDLHNRPRDSLKAYLAGKAPTVATADCPSINDSLQNNGEVDRTQSDVGGFTKMVHPRVHYIDSDNVLQVREETSLCSIPKKLLKKPPKIVLFPIKDEVVGLQAEEETPLLNLETIPKKKRNKSVLLPPYSRKRGGLQYHTQDSSFSLSRLELGSYMPNPSTSRLLNRSCTYIHGWGCKDVLQKVDACDRTPVEESIILCSSGPLSEVKEYAHSFHVTESRTGTAAAYVDPTSSSPPSDIQCPALFLLNTPRQDMACSKVEEIVEKNLQTVASSAILKDTTAKLSPPRKACEEVKLTITENDIIQCLNRVAGPNRAIAVEDHRKFPEAKATQEAVCGYDLMQDVLLNEDFLSTSDVSNVDINPKGNSTAPKADLEAFSQPLSRLRRGDLKNMLKEILEEEYAHVLQLATHGVPSIQSTTAPPVPFEHENLLALTHEPLEKVNRESSGTSTRNKLIAPESPSTNSVKRECEFTTARSSGEANTADGFDLQPSSGTRQTSSSSKDSPGQTTTTATTAENTVTQETSSISTRRFYTELSFPEVGIDSMPIHGPDGDAPGSETSSSEDTTTAAMATTEMTEDSLDQGGHVHLEEKEMAKFLSQVTVVNSSESNIGSNDCRKPRRSVDTRFPFSPRRRRPPEKHRDQDTKTMSWVPQIPKLLLKEYRKNVLKNAAGVQQMTPEVTPSQHHTREGAIGNIVPLEETTSSPPDCNTARWTEPFREEYRDTESICANYTTTGVAVVRFSSVSGSKTDDSREGGQRDRKSGFTNGKRTRPKSASFHGILPSDRLGSVDGEPAFVPRSKSYTEYWLRTVSLYKEVSSCQISPSTDPSGDVMETESMAHVLHGLDDTRQGTTLEEIDLENFIRENQMNPLLKTFLYMHKTAYQTSVTRDTPKSTTYVSYDLQGTPISSNVPQPYEPDEMIPKTDYPTSLEIKPPNIETDRKKSSSLQSSADYRIIPGLPQCESTSEVTIIVDCDRGRRFYNTERQSEVFSPNGATTIAEQASFEDSSSSGSPKSLKKTLRKTAPYRTPFPLYSSSRSSAVAPISLRMLRRTNSTEYMTPSMTQGRSRIGHSVEEEKPLKKCVSALSYLEKNRLWKPDSLPFQRWLNAARRASLRPGDGGSVLDASGRPSSQDMIMSSESSEEEEMHSLASTTMQTMDEAGTEGEEIA; from the exons ATGGAGAACTCTGCGGGGAAGCGACAGGCGAGGGAAGAAGTTCTCTTCATCCACGAACCAACTCCTGCGCCAACTTATT ATACTGCGAAGCACAAGACAGGCAAGCGGTGCTCGGACGACTTCGACTGCGTGCAAGTCTTGGGCCAAGTGTGCAACATCGAGAAGCAAGGCTCGACAGGAACCTGTCAGTGCCCCGACAGCACACCTGTTCGTGTAGTGGAGCACGACCAGCCAAGATGTGTCTCTG CTCGCCTGATCTTTGAAGACTGCGCGGACACCGCCGAATGTGCGTTCCTCAACCCTTATGTGGAATGTGTGAACCAGATCTGCACCTGCTCGCCACCGAACGTTATGAAAAGGAAGGACCTGTGCATCCCAG ATTCAGCATCCAGTACTACTTCCCAGACGGCCAACGTGTTTGCCATGCTTCTCATGAGCATCGGAGCTATCGCAGGCTTTGCAGCTCTTGTGGCCAG GATCATAATTGTCAGAGAAGGCCGACACCAAGATAGCGACGAAGGACCACATGGTCGTTATCGATGGCGACATCAGGCGGATGATCCTCCGATGGTCCTGTTAAGCAAAGGCATCAAGCGCATTTTCAATGACTGCAAAGATAAGATACAAGATATGGTACTTCGAAAGCCCGTGCTCTCTCCGCAGATGCAAAGTCTAATCGAAATCCGGCCTACCAGGCCTACCAGAACCTCCCATGAGAGCACGGTTGTGGTCGATGTCCACGTGCCATACGAACCGTTGGACTTTGAGGACATAGCTTCGTTGGAATCTGACCTTCGCAGAGCAACGCGACTGCTTTCTCAAGAAACGTCTCCAACAACAGCAAATACTTCACTTAGAGCGACAACGTCACACAGGGCGAAGATTTCTGAGAAATCAGTCGAACCGTTGCAACAGACCTCCCCAGTTACCACTCCAAACATGGCGACATCTATGGATTCTCAACGGCAAGCTGACGATGTTGTCGTACCGCATATTCAACACGCCGAAGTGAATGCGGACGCACCATCGCCAAAGCACGGAGACGACGAGAAAAGGCGATATTTCAACTTGAACGCGGACCTAGAACACATTATGAGGATAGTTATAGACCAGCTCTCAAACCCGCAAAGCAGCCCAGATGGGCTCCGCAGAATCGAAGGAGACGAATGCAGAGTAGAAGTTGACGAGGGCAAGTTTTCTGATACAGTCCGAGCCGTGTATTCTCGAACTCTGCTCAAGCTACGCAAGAAGCTACACACTATGGCGGCGCAGGAAGCCCCCAGCGTTGACCAAGTGTCTTTCGGAGATTCCTGTCGGACGTCCAGCGCTATTCCAAGAAATAAAACCATGGAGCTGCTTCCTTCTCTCGATAAAGGGTGCGGCGAAGCAAAAGCCAAAACGTACGCGGATGTGTCCACCCTATGTCGAATTCTAACTCCACACTCTGTCTCGAAGGATCCACGTAAGCGAATTCGAATAAGCGATACGGTCTCCGAACATCGGGTCGGTAGAAATTTTCCGGAGCCTCCAGTCTATGGTGTTCCTCGCTTGCAGACTCATCAAAGCACCCCTGCAACCATCGATGCTTTTCCTGTTACACAGACACCCGATCGTCTTCCAAAAAGGTGTTACCTTCTTAGAGACGAACGACAAGATAATCCGACGACCGAATCATTTCACTCGTGTTCCGACCCCAATCGTTTTATGAGACAACAGAAGTTCATTCCAACGACGACCCTGCCGATATCAGATTCGGCAAAACTGGTTCTGGAGCCGATTTCGAGTGATGTGGACCTTCACAATCGTCCTAGGGATAGTCTGAAGGCGTACCTTGCAGGCAAGGCTCCGACGGTAGCTACTGCAGATTGTCCCTCGATAAATGATTCCTTGCAAAACAATGGGGAAGTTGATAGAACACAGTCAGATGTTGGTGGATTCACAAAAATGGTACACCCAAGGGTACACTACATTGACTCTGACAATGTCTTGCAAGTCAGAGAAGAAACCTCGCTCTGCAGTATACCAAAGAAGCTTCTTAAGAAGCCACCTAAAATCGTTTTATTCCCGATAAAAGACGAGGTCGTAGGTCTGCAAGCCGAAGAAGAAACGCCACTACTTAACCTGGAAACCATACCtaagaagaaaaggaacaagTCAGTTCTTCTACCCCCTTATTCAAGAAAGAGGGGAGGTTTACAATATCACACACAAGATAGTTCATTTTCGTTGTCACGACTGGAACTAGGGTCATACATGCCTAATCCGTCGACGTCCAGGCTTCTCAATAGGTCCTGTACGTACATTCATGGTTGGGGTTGCAAAGACGTGCTGCAGAAAGTGGACGCTTGTGACAGAACGCCCGTTGAAGAAAGCATTATTCTGTGCTCTTCGGGGCCTTTGAGCGAAGTGAAAGAATATGCGCATTCCTTCCATGTAACAGAAAGTAGGACAGGCACTGCTGCCGCATACGTAGATCCCACCTCAAGTAGCCCCCCTTCAGATATTCAATGTCCTGCGCTCTTTCTGTTAAATACACCAAGACAAGATATGGCATGCAGCAAAGTTGAAGAGATCGTTGAGAAGAACCTCCAAACAGTCGCATCGTCCGCGATACTAAAGGACACTACAGCTAAGTTATCTCCACCTCGAAAGGCATGCGAAGAGGTCAAGTTGACAATCACCGAGAACGACATCATCCAGTGCTTAAACAGAGTCGCAGGACCAAATCGAGCCATAGCTGTAGAAGACCACAGGAAGTTCCCGGAAGCAAAAGCTACGCAGGAGGCTGTTTGCGGTTACGACTTGATGCAAGACGTGCTTTTGAACGAGGACTTCCTAAGCACCAGTGACGTTTCCAATGTTGATATTAATCCCAAAGGAAATTCCACCGCGCCTAAAGCTGATCTGGAAGCATTCAGTCAGCCACTTTCGCGCCTACGAAGAGGCGACTTGAAAAATATGCTGAAGGAAATTTTGGAAGAAGAGTACGCCCATGTTCTTCAGCTCGCAACACATGGGGTGCCGTCGATCCAGAGCACAACGGCTCCTCCGGTGCCTTTCGAACACGAAAACTTGCTAGCGCTCACCCATGAGCCTTTGGAAAAGGTGAATAGGGAAAGCTCTGGTACTTCGACACGCAACAAGCTTATTGCTCCAGAATCACCATCAACGAACTCTGTTAAACGAGAGTGTGAATTTACAACTGCGCGGTCGAGCGGTGAAGCTAACACAGCGGATGGATTCGACCTGCAGCCGTCATCAGGAACTCGGCAAACTTCTTCATCTTCGAAAGACTCACCTGGACAAACGACGACCACGGCTACGACGGCTGAGAACACGGTTACGCAAGAGACATCGTCTATATCAACGAGAAGGTTCTACACGGAATTAAGCTTCCCAGAGGTCGGCATAGACTCTATGCCTATTCATGGACCTGATGGTGACGCCCCCGGGAGTGAGACTTCGTCGTCAGAGGATACCACCACGGCTGCAATGGCGACGACTGAGATGACGGAAGATAGTTTGGATCAAGGCGGTCATGTTCACTTAGAAGAGAAAGAAATGGCAAAGTTCTTATCTCAAGTTACTGTCGTCAATTCATCAGAATCTAATATAGGGTCTAACGATTGCAGAAAACCTCGTCGTTCTGTTGATACCCGATTTCCATTTAGCCCGAGAAGGCGACGACCACCTGAAAAACATCGAGATCAAGACACTAAAACAATGAGCTGGGTCCCTCAGATTCCTAAATTGCTCCTAAAAGAATACAGGAAAAATGTTCTGAAGAACGCAGCAGGAGTACAACAGATGACACCCGAAGTGACACCCTCTCAACACCACACGCGCGAAGGCGCGATTGGAAATATCGTACCTCTAGAGGAAACGACGTCTTCTCCTCCCGACTGCAACACCGCCAGATGGACTGAGCCATTTCGAGAAGAATATCGTGACACCGAGAGCATATGTGCAAACTACACCACCACGGGAGTTGCAGTCGTGAGATTTTCGTCCGTGTCAGGCAGCAAAACCGATGACTCGAGAGAAGGTGGACAAAGAGACCGGAAAA GTGGCTTCACCAACGGAAAACGAACGAGGCCGAAATCTGCGTCATTCCACGGCATCCTTCCATCCGACAGACTAGGCAGCGTTGATGGTGAACCTGCTTTCGTCCCGCGTTCCAAGTCGTATACAGAATATTGGCTTAGGACTGTTTCCCTCTACAAGGAAGTCTCATCCTGCCAAATCTCACCTTCAACGGATCCTTCGGGCGACGTTATGGAAACCGAATCCATGGCTCATGTGCTGCATGGCTTGGACGACACAAGACAGGGAACAACGTTGGAGGAGATCGACCTCGAAAACTTCATCCGCGAAAACCAGATGAACCCACTTCTGAAGACCTTCTTGTACATGCATAAAACGGCGTACCAGACGTCTGTGACGCGGGATACACCCAAGTCAACCACGTACGTGAGTTACGACTTACAAGGTACGCCCATTTCTTCTAATGTCCCGCAACCATATGAACCGGACGAGATGATACCGAAGACTGACTACCCGACTTCACTAGAAATTAAACCACCAAATATCGAAACCGACAGGAAGAAATCATCCAGTTTGCAGTCCAGCGCAGACTACCGCATTATTCCAGGTCTTCCACAGTGCGAAAGTACGTCGGAGGTAACAATCATTGTCGACTGCGACCGAGGCAGGCGCTTTTATAATACGGAACGTCAAAGTGAGGTCTTCTCGCCCAACGGTGCAACCACCATCGCAGAGCAAGCCAGTTTCGAAGACAGCTCTAGCAGCGGTTCTCCAAAATCGCTCAAGAAAACGCTGCGAAAAACGGCGCCGTACCGCACGCCGTTCCCTCTCTACAGCAGTTCACGGTCGAGCGCCGTGGCTCCGATCAGTCTCAGAATGTTGAGACGTACGAactcgacggaatacatgacgcCGTCTATGACACAAGGTCGTAGCCGAATAGGGCATTCCGTCGAAGAGGAGAAACCGTTGAAGAAGTGCGTGAGCGCCCTTTCGTACCTTGAGAAGAACCGTCTTTGGAAACCGGACTCGTTGCCCTTTCAGCGATGGCTGAACGCGGCCAGGAGGGCGTCGTTAAGGCCTGGCGATGGAGGGTCTGTCCTGGATGCGTCGGGACGCCCGTCTTCGCAAGATATGATAATGTCGAGCGAGTCGTCTGAGGAGGAAGAGATGCATAGCTTGGCGTCTACTACGATGCAGACTATGGACGAAGCTGGTACGGAAGGCGAAGAAATAGCTTGA